The proteins below come from a single Molothrus ater isolate BHLD 08-10-18 breed brown headed cowbird chromosome 3, BPBGC_Mater_1.1, whole genome shotgun sequence genomic window:
- the SMYD2 gene encoding N-lysine methyltransferase SMYD2 isoform X2 codes for MHKLECASMCTFGQNWHPSETVRLTARILAKQKTHPERTQSEKLLAVREFESHLDKLDNEKRELIQNDIAALHHFYSKHLDYPDNAALVVLFAQVNCNGFTIEDEELSHLGSAIFPDVALMNHSCCPNVIVTYKGTLAEVRAVREIEPGEEIFSSYIDLLYPTEDRNDRLRDSYFFSCDCRECTTKEKDKEKLEICKLNDPPSAETVKDMIKYARNVIEEFRRAKHYKSPSELLEICELSLDKMGAVFEDSNVYMLHMMYQAMGVCLYVQDWEGALCYGQKIIRPYSKHYPSYSLNVASMWLKLGRLYMALKNRTAGVKALKRAIAIMEVAHGKDHPYISEIKKELEDH; via the exons ATGCACAAGCTGGAATGTGCCTCCATGTGCACTTTTGGGCAGAACTGGCATCCCTCAGAGACTGTGAGGCTAACAGCAAGGATCCTTGCCAAACAG AAAACTCACCCTGAAAGAACACAGTCAGAGAAGCTGCTTGCTGTAAGAGAGTTTGAATCAC ACCTTGACAAACTAGACAATGAAAAGAGAGAGCTGATTCAGAACGACATTGCTGCTCTTCATCACTTTTACTCAAAGCACTTGGACTACCCTGACAATGCTGCCCTTGTAGTTCTCTTTGCACAA GTTAACTGTAATGGCTTCACAATTGAAGATGAAGAACTCTCGCATTTGGGATCAGCCATATTTCCTGA TGTTGCATTGATGAACCATAGCTGTTGCCCAAATGTGATTGTGACTTACAAGGGAACCTTGGCTGAAGTCAGAGCTGTCAGAGAGATTGAGCCTGGAGAGGAG ATTTTTAGCAGCTATATTGACCTGCTGTATCCCACAGAAGACAGAAATGACCGGTTAAGAGACTCCTATTTCTTTAGCTGTGATTGCAGGGAGTGCACTACAAAAGAAAAG GATAAAGAGAAACTGGAAATCTGCAAGCTGAATGATCCTCCGTCAGCAGAGACAGTAAAGGACATGATCAAATATGCCAGGAATGTGATTGAGGAATTCAGGCGAGCCAAACACTACAAAT CCCCCAGTGAATTACTGGAGATCTGTGAACTCAGCCTGGACAAGATGGGTGCAGTGTTTGAGGACAGTAATGTTTATATGTTACATATGATGTACCAGGCCATGGGTGTCTGTCTCTACGTGCAGGACTGGGAAGGTGCGCTGTGTTATGGGCAAAAAATTATCAGACCCTACAG TAAACATTATCCCTCCTACTCGCTGAATGTTGCCTCCATGTGGCTGAAGTTAGGGAGACTGTACATGGCGCTGAAGAATAGGACGGCTGGAGTGAAAGCCCTGAAGAGG gCAATTGCTATCATGGAAGTAGCACATGGGAAAGATCATCCATACATTTCAGAGATCAAAAAGGAATTAGAGGACCACTGA